In Drosophila busckii strain San Diego stock center, stock number 13000-0081.31 chromosome 3R, ASM1175060v1, whole genome shotgun sequence, the sequence catgattaaattaagccaaaccACTCTTCagtccgattttttttggctgagatatagcttctcaaaatttgaaagtgataagaaatgaagacggcataatttttggcaaaaatttacaggggttacatcacgttttttggccaaaatatcgaaaatctttAAAACTTCCAAGTTTGAAATGCAGTTTTATCCTTATGCATTCACGAGTCCTAACAAAATGCATGAAACTCCGaaatcggatgcaatttcgctgaatcacgcttatcaaagtgcgatatttcacgaaaatttgtcttgtttgtttactatttttatcATGGCTAGGCTATTAACAGTAAttgcttatttgttattaatattctACTTTATTGTTAAATGTATAACATTGTTGCGCACTACaacgttttgttgttaacatgCAACACAtccattgtttgttgttaCAAAACAGCCTTTGGCTGTTAATgcaatgatgcaactttgtgtTGAGCATGAAGACGAGCATGAAATAGTAATACATTGAAGAATTTATTCATTGCAAATAGTGAATTCTTGTTATAAGGctccaaataaataaaattgctttattgaGTGAATTTTAAAGTAAGGCGCTAAAGTgttaaatagcttaaaatgtACGCGTTGTAGCCgcttaataagcaaacaaagtttggcaatttgttgtaaaCTTTATGGGCCTTGCGCCGCAGTTGCTTGGGCTAGTGCGAACttccaaaacaaaacaaaacactatAAGGAGCTACAGTCCGCTGCTATATAATTATGGCTAGCCCAACGATTTGCATTTGATAATGCGGGACTGGGAGTTGTGTTCTTAAGCAAatagctttaattatattatgttCGTGGCTAAGTTGAACTGCTGACACTGCTAGTTAGGTTTATGGCTGTAATTTTGGAAGGCCAGAGTTTGTGTTGTTGCAGGCGCTGAGCAACACATGTGCCGCAAGCCAAACAGCGTGAGGCCTAAGACAACCGAAACCACACGCATACACCTACACAGGTAGCATAAATTAACTGTCAGCGGTTATATACCATATTTTCTGGTTGTCAGCACAAAATGTAGGACGACTACTCAATGCTATTATATTTAACATGCCCGCCACAGCGTATAAAGCGTGGATAATAGCAATGCATTAAAGCAGATTAAAGCTACAAAGTGCCAAAGTTGTTTTGGATGCGGGGGagtagccgccgccgccgccgccaactgAATCAGCGCAAATATCACGTACGTTTTATATGCGCAGTAGCCATTGTTGCCAAAGATCCAAAGCCAAAtccaaattcaattattgaGGCAGGTCATCAGACAGACTAGGCATGGGCAGTGCTTAACAGCTGTGAGGtgtgctcattgttgttgttatcgtttGGATGCGgggcatattttaattagctcaGGCACAAGCACGACTGCGTTTCAATTGAGAATAAACACGAGCCAAAGGATACAGACACCTACACCTGCACCTACACAGAAATATTTAGCAGGAAACGCTTAACAATTTGCgcttgtttttgctgcttaaatttgagACCTTTCATCCGCTCGCCCACTAGCCACATAAACGTCCTTAACCAAAGTTAAtgtattttagattttaaaaaatagcttaccataaactaatttatatgcTTCTTCAATTaacagcaagcaagcaagttaTGGTTGCCAGCAGTAACTAGATATTTTCATTCTTAAGCGCgctattaaaagttaaatgagCCCACTAAATAtagcattgtgtgtgtgccggtCGGTCACTGGCATTTGATTACAGGCtaagttgcagctgttgtaTATGAAACTTGCTAAGCGCATTGCCAAGCCAACTTGCCAcgtgccacagccacagccaggcTGGCTTCCATGCAAAACCTAATACTTGGCCATTTATCAGACTGTGGCAACTGTCTTCGACTTAagcatgtggcaagttgtctgtgtgtctgcgtgttgctgtggctgcccaCAGCCTCGTCGCGTCGCGCTTACTTAGacgcttaatttataaactctACAGCGTGCAAATGATGCATTGCCAGAGCTTGTGCctctttattttgcttgtcTGCTTGATAAAGCTGCCGCAACATGAGCAGACAAATAGACGACAACAGCCTCAGCAGGCGAGgcgcaattaaaatttctctttttgtttttgcacacTTTCGCTCAACGTGTTTGTCAGATAGTCAGCGGAGCAGACGCACCTTGaattacaatttgaaattatagaGCTTCTTACTTAATTGCAGGCAACGCTTCTGTTTCGttataaatagattttaaataCTTGAGTGTAgctattaattaatgaaattattgtttatttgcagcagcagcaaatcatctgcataaatgtttattagcATAGCATTTCGTTAGTTTTTGCTAACAAATGCCTTAAGAAGTTCTAAGAaattgccatttgcatttattacatTGACATAGCGCAGACTTTTACTGACATTTAAATCCAAGCTGGGCTTGtctacaataatttattgcattttaaattgatttaatgctgtatgtttgcttgttgctacTGTTAATGCTgtttgttaatgttgttgttcaatatttgtttgtttttatttcattttacgGGCAGGTTCTGCTTGTCACTTGTAatgttttgctaaatttatgcaaacattttatgttgtttgAGTTTGTGACGCTACTTAGGAGGGCTTGGAACGAAAAAGTGTCTGcgaaaaaatgttgcatatatCAAGGCGCTGCGTGTACTTGATTTATGCATTGAGTGTTTTGAATGGTAGGCGTGTCATTTATGTGGTGCTCactttttgtggtttttgtggCTTGCCTTGCACTTTGATTTGTGCACACACTGTCCGTGCTCTTGACCTATGCCTGAACGCATGAACTTTAACTTTTGTATATGTCAGCGAAAATCGAAGTATAAGAATGCTTTAAATATGGCCGATGTTGCGGTActgctaattaattatgcgGATTTGTGACGCTTTACGTTTGTTGTCACAGACATTGTTTTCTTATGaaaatgctgcataaataaaacgctgatatttgttgttgtcgtcgttgctACGACCCAAATCATTTCAATTAGCATCGACTTAAGTAGGGCACCCCAAATTACAATTACCAACTAAATGTTTCCTTAAGGATTACAATTCAACAGCAACTTATGTCAGCAGGCTAACGCAGCTCCAGCAGACCGTAAGTTATGTGCTGAGCAAGGACACACAGAGTCACATGGGCCGTCTGACTGGTAACAGCTGTGAATTCCTTTGCTAAGCTTgtctttcttttatttcttttctttacgCTGTGATTTGCCAAACGGATGTTTGCCACATGTCCTGCGaaacccacacacagacacagacacatgtcGCTTTTAACgagccaaacaacaaaaataactcaAATAACTATTGCTGCAATGCGAATGCAAATCATGcaattgagttttatttttagtaaacaCTTAAAGTGTTTTAAGCTTTACATGCAAATGTTTCAGCCAGTgcgcaatttataattgaattcaattgattCGCACTgacagcaaatgaaataactgacaaattaattttaatttgctataaaaagtTCGTTTCATTGCCACATATTGCAcacaaataatgaaaatagtCGCGAGCATTGAAGCAcgtcaacaacaatattgtatttgttttgcctAGGGGATAAAAGTTCGCTAAAACTtcgcgttgctgctgctgatgctgctgctgctgctaattaatgAACTTTGTTACTATTTGCAAATGGCATTAATTAGACCCACGGAGCCACAGGTCAAAAGCAAGTCACAGTGCAATAGTTTATTTGACGCACGAGTTgctgtgcaaatttatttaataaatttcaattgaaacgCCTAAAGCCCGCCAGGATTACAGCAGACACGCAGCGCCGTTAACAACTCGAGCTGAACTTAAAACAACTTGCtataagtttaattatttgtagtttagctaacaaataaacaagcatCAGAGGGCACTGTGTGCGTGACAACGACGCCTCTGGGGCGTGACTAGGGGCGTGAGGATTTTCTGGCTGGCTTGGTCAACTCAGGCGTtgacggcggcggcgccggCTGCTGCAATTGTGCTTAGAGTACTTCAAGTTGTTGGGGGGCACTCAGCAATTGAATTGTGTATGTGGGCTGCAGCTAAGCTTTCGGCTGTCTGCTTAGAGCTGGTGGCCactttctgtttttgtttttgttattgttttttgctgcagGGGAGTAGCTAGGTGGGCTATAAAGCAAGCACTTTTAGTTTGTTGAACTGTGACCGAGaccactgactgactgcctgccttcctttaatttgttgctgtgggTACTACAGCTTTCTATACTAAGCTTCAAAGAAGAAATACGCagaacacaaaatatttacattttgctgtCAACGCAACAGTTGTGAGTTATTTCATTGTGCACtgaatataatgaaaaattcTTTATAAACATCAACAATTAAATGACATTTCATACGTCACTTGGCTGCTGGCAGCTCAGCGCTCAACGCAATATTATTCCTCTCTATTGCAGcagaatttaaaaatctgtTTAAGCATGGCTTAATTTTGTGGCAATCGAAACtttttgaattgctttttaattaaaatttgcagcgCTGAAAACtgcgcaacaaaatatttattgatacgCACACTTGGACACTTCCATTGTCTATCATGGTTGAGTTGCCAAActagcaaacaacaaaactcagctctatatattttttttataaaacttgttttaattgtCTGCCTTGTATAAATTCCATTgtgaattttaaaaagttgaacaacaacaaacatgaaaaaaaagaacggcgaacaaaacattttttgtatgtaGATAAGAACCATACAACATATGCTAGTGTGTGTTTAGTTATTAATCTAGCCGGTGCttgtgttaaataaataaaactgagcGTATGCCTCTGCTGATTAATAAATGTCAATAGCTAGATGATTGATTAACTTTCGGATTATCGCACTCTGATAAAGTGCACTTACAATGGCAAGTTCTCTATATATTGAGTGCATGATAGATTGACGCTCTTTGCgaaacaaaatgccaaaattgtGTTCAAGTCAAACGTATGAAACAAGCCCAATCAGTTTGTCTTTTCTTTCAGTCAAACGCCACAGAATTGGCCAAGTGAAAGGCACCGCACCACAAGCGAACGTTGAAAGCAAAATGTGCTTGAGTGCGCCTCAGCTCGGCTAAgagaaaaatttaaagcttaaattggGTAAAGAAAACACTGCGGCTGCTTTGAGTTGAAGAATTTCggtttatttatgtttatttacttgttgAACTCTTAACGTTTAATTTATGCCTGCAGTTCGGCTCACTGCCCAGCGTATTAACTTGGCTTTATGCTTGGCATAAATCGTCTGCGTCTGACAATGTCATTTTTTATAGCCAATAAGGatacacaaacaacaacaaaaaaaaaaagaagcacaATGTACGCATCAATCTAATACTAACTACAAATACTTGCAATTTTTGTAACATAACTAAACTAATCCTTGCACTTACTTACTCCAGTCCAGCGTCTATCACAGCGACTTGGGCGTGGCATAGCCCAAAGCTTCCGCTGACTTGGCTgattcattgttgttgctgccgctgccgccgctgctgctgctgttggcgctgtGCGGCTTCTGTCGCTTTTTGCGCCAAGGGAACTTGCGCACTTCATTGCCACCATCCACGCTGTGGCACAGATCCGCTTCCGgcagactgctgctgccactaaaagctggtgctgctgctgttgcatcatCGCGTCGACTGATAACACGCGTTAGCTTCAAGCGTGTGCTGGGCTGTGCTTCAGGCTCTGCTGGCGCTTCGGCTGCAGTTGTTAGCAGCAGCGCGCCATTGTTGGTGGCCAGCAGCGAGCGCTTAGCTCGCGCACTTCCATAATGGCATTGTGCATCTGGCAGCTCCTTGCCAGCGTCCAGCGAGGGAAGCCGCGACTGCAGCAGACGTTGCGGCAAGCGTCGCCCAGCGCTGCCAACTACATTGctaccgccgccgccagcaacacccaggctgctgctgttaattgttgtggttgtggtaTTGGTGCGTATGCTGTCCTGCAGCGACAGCTGATGCGCATCGCGGCAGCGAAACTGCACCACTCGATAAGAACCATAAGGCTCCAGCGCATTGTTGTTCACACTGCAGCTGGCGGGCTGCATGCGCATGGAGCCGTGCAGGCGCATCAGAGCGCTGTAGTTGTGCTGATGGTACTGGCTCTGCTGATGACTCCTGGCCAGGCCAAACTGTCGCGTCAGCGTTATCTAAACGGGCATTAGTGTGTTGGAATTTGAGTTGACAGCTACTAGTAGCGGGTTAAGTGCTAAGGTTACCTTGAAAGCCTCGCGAAATTTATGGCTCATGATGTTGTAGAGCAGCGGATTAATGCAGGTGGATAGAAAGTAGAGCACGCCGGAGGTGTAATCAAGTATGCGGAAGTAATCGTTAAAGGCATCGCGACAGCGGCAGGCGTTTATCAGCGACACTCCATAGACTGCCATCAGGCGTTGCGCATGGAAGGGCGCCCAGCATAGGAAGAACGCAACGGCTACAGCTACTGCAAAGCGGGGGAAGGAGGAGGCAAAGAAGTAGGCGTGGTTAAGCTTGAGCAGCTGCTAACACAAGCAGGCGGCTGGTTTGATTAATAAGCTGCCGAAATCGCGTGCATGACTCACATGGCGCCCCCTCACATAAGAAACTTTGACACAGGTCTGCGTTTGATGTGCCACACAGTCTGCGTCTggtaattgcaaattgaacgCTTTTGGCACAAAGTTTAGCCCAGTGCCATTGCTCCCATCAATCAAACCAACGCTCTGCCTCCCACTTACCTACCCAACATTCTGATGACGCGACTCTGCGCGTTGAGTCCTCGATGCGCATCGTACGCACGCCTAGGCAGCGATTGCAGCAGACGGCTGCGCTTCAGCTTCATGCCAATCAGCACATAAAGTACACAGATTGCCGTCATTGGACCGCAAAAAAAGATGAAGCCCGAGACTGCAAACACGTGCGCATAGAAATCGTTTTCCATCtgagtgtgtgcatgtgtgtgtgtgtgtgtgtgttgtttacattatttaaGGCTACGGCCAACAAGTTAACATGGCTTACCGTGCAGGAGTAGCCATCATCCTGGTTAACCACCGAGAATTGCATGGCTTGTGGCAGCGCCAACAAAAATGCTGTCAACCAAATGGCAAATATGAACTTGATGGCACGTGATAGCTTGGACATGGTATGTTGcctgaaaataaaatgagagAGTGTGAATTAAAAGACTGCGGTATGCGTCgagcaatttgaaattgaatttgaattcaattgtgGACAGACGCTGAttcaatcaaatgcaaatttgtatataaaagcagctatggaattttaatttctctTTGATGCTTGCtgcaataaatacatttgcttATCTTTTATGATAGCTTTAGCGATTTTTATGACACTTTCAGTCCATAAATGCCAACAGTTTGAGTTGCGTTAATTGGATTAATTAGGCAGGCACATTAATGAACTtgtctgcttttgtttgtgacACTTACCGAAACGGATGGCAAATGGCAATATAACGCTCCACCGTAAACGCTGTGATAGTCAGCACTGTGGCATTGGCAGCCATTTCGGAGAGCACGCTCTCCAGTATACAGATGCCGTCCGTAAAGGGATACGCATTGGGACACCACAGGTTGTACAGCTCCTTGGGTATACCTGTTGACGAAACGcacattaagcatacgcagcatGTGCTGGCGTTTAGGCTACCACTTGCCTGACAGCAGCAATATTAAATCCGAGACTGCCAAGTTGAATAAATAGAAATTCGTGGCCGTATGCATGAAATTGTTGCGCGAGATGACAATGCAGGTGATGAGATTGCCGAGCACGCCGGCCACAAGGATCAGCGCATAGCAAACAGTCAAAATGCTGAGCAACATCAGGGAATCGGCTTGACTGCTGTCCCTAGTGGCTGCTGATGTTGTCGCCGTTGAGGTTGCTGCTaccgttgctgctgtcgtttgATTTGTAGCGTTTGTCAGCATATTTGAGAGACTCTCGGTCGTCATATTAAGCAGTTGAGCGACATGTGTTAGCAGTTTGTCACtttgccgcagcagctggcgtCGCTCTCAGCATCAGCTGGGCAACGCCTGAGTCATGAATGATTGATTGAGtccatcatcatcgtcatcaacaacagcagcagcgccagcaacgcCTTCGTTGTGTGCCAGCGTAAGGGTAAAGTCAATGCTTTGCATGCTGCCTGACAATTGTCAATTAATTGTGGGCGTGACACCACCCGCGCCACCCCTTAGCTGCACATGGCTGATAAGCACTCCAGacagttgccaaaaaaaaaaattccgaAAAATCTGCTGTGCAGTCGCCTGTAAAgccaacaagaacaacaacatggGCAAGTCATTAGACTCAagtatgaatttaaattgaaagcccCACAAAATATGCCGCAGGGTCTGACATAATATTAACATGAAAGCATGCGCTTAAGCTAGGGTTATTcctaagaaaaaaaacaaaactgcgtAA encodes:
- the LOC108601391 gene encoding prolactin-releasing peptide receptor gives rise to the protein MQIFVAFVVSERRQLLRQSDKLLTHVAQLLNMTTESLSNMLTNATNQTTAATVAATSTATTSAATRDSSQADSLMLLSILTVCYALILVAGVLGNLITCIVISRNNFMHTATNFYLFNLAVSDLILLLSGIPKELYNLWCPNAYPFTDGICILESVLSEMAANATVLTITAFTVERYIAICHPFRQHTMSKLSRAIKFIFAIWLTAFLLALPQAMQFSVVNQDDGYSCTMENDFYAHVFAVSGFIFFCGPMTAICVLYVLIGMKLKRSRLLQSLPRRAYDAHRGLNAQSRVIRMLVAVAVAFFLCWAPFHAQRLMAVYGVSLINACRCRDAFNDYFRILDYTSGVLYFLSTCINPLLYNIMSHKFREAFKITLTRQFGLARSHQQSQYHQHNYSALMRLHGSMRMQPASCSVNNNALEPYGSYRVVQFRCRDAHQLSLQDSIRTNTTTTTINSSSLGVAGGGGSNVVGSAGRRLPQRLLQSRLPSLDAGKELPDAQCHYGSARAKRSLLATNNGALLLTTAAEAPAEPEAQPSTRLKLTRVISRRDDATAAAPAFSGSSSLPEADLCHSVDGGNEVRKFPWRKKRQKPHSANSSSSGGSGSNNNESAKSAEALGYATPKSL